One window of the Candidatus Jettenia sp. genome contains the following:
- the rodA gene encoding rod shape-determining protein RodA, with translation MSSKVNLRNFDWLIFLILCTILTIGVFFVWSASSERFLFKQIIWVVMGFTLFFTLLYFDYLSFEHYAYIIYASVLFLLILLLGVGGSVKGSQRWFSIGSFSVQPSEFMKITLVLTLARFLRYKKYGLGLFDIGISLLLAFIPMALIMKQPDLGTALILVPILFSILYAAGIRLSYLLILIGTGLAISPLFWMFMLKSYQKLRIIGFLWPEKTTDWGAGYHRLQSLIAIGSGGLFGTGWGNGTQNQMKFLPERHTDFIFAVIAEEWGFLRACLVLLLYIAFVACGIGIARNTRDPYGRLVVIGLVTMFATQTVVNVGMTLGVAPIVGVTLPFISYGGSSMLTSFVALSIIFNVKMRSKIDLASRRLYEMRY, from the coding sequence ATGTCAAGTAAGGTAAATCTAAGAAATTTTGATTGGCTGATATTTCTTATACTGTGCACTATTTTAACGATAGGGGTATTTTTCGTTTGGAGTGCATCGTCCGAAAGATTTTTATTCAAACAAATCATCTGGGTTGTAATGGGATTCACCCTTTTTTTTACCCTTCTTTATTTTGATTACCTTTCATTTGAACATTATGCATATATCATCTACGCATCAGTTCTTTTTCTTTTGATTTTATTATTAGGTGTTGGAGGCTCTGTGAAAGGCTCACAGCGTTGGTTCTCTATTGGTTCTTTCTCTGTCCAACCATCTGAATTTATGAAAATCACCCTGGTTCTTACCCTTGCAAGATTTCTCAGGTATAAGAAGTACGGACTGGGACTCTTTGATATAGGAATTTCTCTCCTTCTGGCATTTATACCCATGGCACTTATTATGAAACAGCCAGACCTGGGTACAGCGTTAATTCTGGTTCCTATCTTATTCTCCATTTTATACGCTGCCGGTATCCGGCTTTCTTACCTCCTCATATTAATCGGTACAGGATTAGCTATTTCACCACTATTCTGGATGTTTATGCTTAAATCGTATCAAAAGTTGAGAATTATTGGCTTTCTTTGGCCTGAAAAAACTACTGATTGGGGAGCTGGTTATCATAGGCTCCAATCTCTTATCGCCATTGGTTCGGGAGGTCTATTCGGAACAGGATGGGGAAATGGCACACAAAACCAGATGAAATTTCTACCCGAGCGCCATACCGATTTTATCTTTGCCGTTATTGCCGAGGAATGGGGATTCTTACGGGCTTGTCTTGTCTTACTTCTTTACATCGCCTTCGTTGCGTGTGGTATCGGTATTGCCAGGAATACACGAGACCCCTATGGAAGACTTGTCGTAATTGGTCTTGTCACGATGTTTGCAACCCAAACAGTAGTGAATGTCGGTATGACTTTAGGAGTAGCTCCTATCGTAGGAGTAACACTACCTTTCATTAGCTATGGAGGATCCTCTATGCTTACATCTTTTGTTGCCCTTTCCATTATTTTCAATGTCAAGATGCGCTCAAAGATTGACCTTGCATCCCGGCGCCTTTATGAAATGAGATACTAA